A single genomic interval of Alistipes provencensis harbors:
- the hisS gene encoding histidine--tRNA ligase: MAQKPSIPKGTRDFSPAEMMRRQYIFDTIRRVFRAYGFAPLETPSMENLSTLLGKYGDEGDKLLFKILNSGDYAAGLSDEEVRSASKICEKGLRYDLTVPFARYVVQHQGELTFPFKRYQIQPVWRADRPQKGRYREFYQCDVDVIGTRSLLCEVELVEIVERVFKALGIRVALKMNNRKILFGIAEAIGHADKMMDITVAIDKLEKIGLDNVKAELMERGLGQEAVDKLQPILELSGDNTQKLNQLKEVLSVSETGMKGIGEMETVLGYVERLGIDLTVELDLSLARGLNYYTGAIFEVKALDFAIGSICGGGRYDDLTGIFGMPNTSGVGISFGADRIYDVMTGLNLFPEEVNCSPRVLFVNLGTEEEAAVLPVLRTLRGEEIASEIYPEAGKMKKQMEYANRRGIPYVVIVGSQELEARAATVKDMRTGEQQQVPFDKIADFVK; this comes from the coding sequence ATGGCACAGAAACCTTCGATTCCCAAGGGCACGCGCGACTTCTCCCCCGCGGAGATGATGCGCCGCCAGTATATTTTCGATACGATCCGCCGCGTCTTCCGCGCTTACGGATTCGCGCCGCTCGAGACCCCCTCGATGGAGAACCTTTCGACCCTGCTGGGCAAGTACGGCGACGAGGGCGACAAGCTCCTGTTCAAGATTCTCAACTCGGGCGATTATGCCGCCGGACTCTCGGACGAGGAGGTTCGTTCCGCATCGAAAATTTGCGAAAAGGGTCTGCGCTACGACCTCACGGTGCCTTTCGCCCGTTACGTCGTGCAACATCAGGGCGAGCTGACGTTCCCCTTCAAACGCTACCAGATTCAGCCCGTGTGGCGCGCCGACCGTCCCCAGAAGGGGCGTTACCGCGAATTCTACCAGTGCGACGTCGATGTGATCGGCACGCGCTCGCTGCTGTGCGAGGTCGAACTGGTGGAGATCGTCGAGCGGGTTTTCAAGGCCCTCGGCATCCGCGTGGCGTTGAAGATGAACAACCGCAAGATTCTGTTCGGCATCGCCGAAGCCATCGGCCACGCCGACAAGATGATGGACATCACCGTCGCCATCGACAAGCTGGAGAAGATCGGACTGGACAACGTGAAGGCCGAGCTGATGGAGCGCGGACTCGGGCAGGAGGCTGTCGATAAGCTTCAACCGATACTTGAACTGAGCGGCGACAATACGCAGAAACTCAATCAACTGAAAGAGGTGCTTTCCGTTTCCGAAACGGGTATGAAAGGTATCGGGGAGATGGAGACCGTTCTGGGTTATGTGGAGCGGCTGGGCATCGACCTGACGGTCGAACTGGACCTTTCGCTGGCACGCGGTTTGAACTACTACACCGGCGCTATCTTCGAGGTCAAGGCGCTCGATTTTGCCATCGGTTCGATCTGCGGCGGAGGTCGTTACGACGACCTGACGGGCATCTTCGGCATGCCCAACACCTCGGGCGTGGGCATCTCGTTCGGCGCCGACCGCATCTACGACGTGATGACGGGGCTGAACCTCTTTCCCGAGGAGGTCAACTGCTCGCCCCGCGTGCTGTTCGTGAACCTCGGCACGGAGGAGGAGGCCGCCGTGCTGCCCGTCCTGCGCACGCTGCGCGGGGAGGAGATCGCCTCCGAAATCTATCCCGAGGCGGGGAAGATGAAGAAGCAGATGGAGTACGCCAACCGCCGCGGCATTCCCTATGTGGTGATCGTGGGATCGCAGGAGCTCGAAGCCCGGGCCGCAACCGTCAAGGATATGCGCACGGGCGAACAGCAGCAGGTTCCGTTCGACAAGATCGCCGACTTTGTAAAATAA
- a CDS encoding S41 family peptidase, translated as MRRLFVILATLCVLPLAAQNADDAQQFQKLAQVFRYLSGLYVDDVEMKPIVEGAITGMLEELDPHSAYIGAEEMKGVQESFDGEFSGIGVEFNVLRDSVIVVNTIAGGPAERVGVRANDRIVRIDTLDAVGMGRADVPKYLRGKRGTKVEIDVVRHGTPGQLHFVIVRDKIPLNTVDAAYRAGDGIGYIKVNRFGRTTMSEFAEAYRKLGKPKSLLLDLRGNGGGLLEQAVEMAGFFLPRGAAIVSTEGRAVPAMTFRAQSDGEDLKGRLAVLIDEASASASEIVAGAVQDWDRGIVVGRPSFGKGLVQRQIGLPDGSAVRITVARYHTPSGRVIQRPYEKGKRREYYLDHLRRYDDATRDSLDAGAPAYRTLRTGRTVYGGGGIRPDVLVEADTTGFSDYYAELIRRGIVADFVGDWLDRSRDSLSRRYPTFEAFDAGYTPSDAVLDGLAKLGGERGVKFDAAGFAVSEPVMRAQLKALAAQRLFGTGAYFQIVNPALSPAYARALAILEAWDEQGAPVLEP; from the coding sequence ATGCGCCGATTATTCGTCATACTCGCCACCCTCTGCGTCCTGCCCCTCGCGGCGCAGAACGCGGACGACGCGCAACAGTTCCAGAAACTGGCGCAGGTTTTCCGTTATCTCTCGGGGCTTTACGTCGACGACGTGGAGATGAAACCCATCGTCGAAGGGGCCATCACGGGCATGCTCGAGGAGCTGGACCCCCACTCGGCCTATATCGGCGCCGAGGAGATGAAAGGTGTGCAGGAGAGTTTCGACGGGGAGTTCAGCGGCATCGGCGTCGAATTCAACGTGCTGCGCGACTCGGTCATCGTCGTGAACACCATTGCCGGAGGACCTGCCGAGCGGGTCGGCGTGCGGGCCAACGACCGCATCGTGCGCATCGACACGCTCGATGCCGTGGGCATGGGGCGCGCCGACGTGCCCAAATACCTGCGCGGCAAGCGCGGCACGAAGGTCGAGATCGACGTCGTGCGTCACGGTACGCCGGGGCAGTTGCATTTCGTGATTGTCCGCGACAAGATTCCCCTGAACACCGTCGATGCCGCCTACCGGGCCGGCGACGGCATCGGGTATATCAAGGTCAACCGCTTCGGCCGCACCACGATGAGCGAATTTGCGGAAGCCTACCGCAAGCTGGGCAAGCCCAAAAGCCTGCTCCTCGACCTGCGGGGCAACGGCGGCGGACTGCTGGAACAGGCCGTCGAAATGGCGGGATTCTTCCTGCCGCGCGGAGCCGCGATCGTCTCCACGGAGGGGCGCGCCGTGCCTGCGATGACGTTCCGCGCCCAGAGCGACGGCGAGGACCTCAAGGGGCGCCTTGCGGTGCTGATCGACGAGGCATCGGCATCGGCGTCGGAGATCGTCGCAGGAGCCGTGCAGGACTGGGACCGTGGCATCGTCGTGGGCCGTCCGAGTTTCGGCAAGGGGTTGGTGCAGCGGCAGATCGGACTGCCCGACGGTTCGGCCGTGCGTATCACCGTAGCCCGCTACCACACCCCCTCGGGGCGTGTCATCCAGCGTCCCTATGAAAAGGGCAAACGCCGCGAATACTACCTCGACCACCTGCGCCGTTACGACGACGCCACGCGCGATTCGCTCGACGCTGGGGCTCCGGCCTACCGCACGCTGCGCACGGGCCGCACGGTCTACGGGGGCGGCGGCATCCGTCCCGACGTGCTCGTCGAGGCCGACACGACCGGATTTTCGGATTACTATGCCGAGCTGATCCGCCGGGGCATCGTGGCCGATTTCGTCGGCGACTGGCTCGACCGCTCGCGCGACAGCCTATCGCGCCGTTACCCCACGTTCGAGGCATTCGATGCCGGATATACCCCCTCGGACGCCGTTCTCGACGGCCTCGCCAAACTCGGCGGGGAGCGCGGCGTGAAGTTCGATGCCGCGGGATTCGCCGTTTCGGAGCCCGTCATGCGGGCCCAGCTCAAGGCCCTCGCCGCCCAGCGGCTGTTCGGGACCGGAGCCTATTTTCAGATCGTCAATCCTGCCCTGAGCCCGGCCTACGCCCGTGCGCTGGCCATTCTCGAAGCGTGGGACGAACAGGGGGCTCCCGTGCTGGAACCTTGA
- a CDS encoding DUF3276 family protein yields MLPQVQVRREGEDYADQILSKAVKAGRRTYFFDVRATRGDDYFLTITESRKITGPDGSATFDRHKIFLYKEDFSKFAEGFNEVVEFIRRAKGIPEPEK; encoded by the coding sequence ATGCTACCCCAAGTTCAGGTCCGTCGCGAAGGCGAGGATTACGCCGACCAGATTCTGTCCAAGGCCGTGAAAGCGGGCCGGAGGACCTATTTCTTCGATGTCAGGGCCACGCGCGGCGACGATTACTTCCTGACCATCACCGAGAGCCGCAAAATCACGGGCCCCGACGGCTCGGCGACCTTCGACCGCCACAAGATATTCCTGTACAAAGAGGATTTTTCGAAATTCGCCGAGGGTTTCAACGAGGTCGTCGAGTTCATCCGCCGCGCCAAGGGAATTCCCGAACCGGAGAAATAG
- a CDS encoding DUF368 domain-containing protein, with the protein MKFSRYIILALKGCAMGMADVVPGVSGGTIAFISGIYEELLDSIRSVNATALKLLLKFRLAEFWRHINGRFLLPVLLGIAIAIFSLARLMTYLLVNHPIAIWSFFFGLIVASALLVAKQIGRWDWRTVLAFVVGAVAAWWITVATPAETPNDWWFVMLSGAIAICAMILPGISGAFILLLLGKYQYIMHAVGEFNIPVIVVFVIGAVAGIISFSHLLSWLLKHWHDVTVAVLMGFMVGSLNKVWPWKETVETYLDSHGVAQPLVQTNIAPGTFEQLTGEPSLLTQAILLGIVGFLAIYGIELIARIIVKKQEE; encoded by the coding sequence ATGAAATTTTCCCGGTACATCATACTGGCACTCAAAGGGTGCGCCATGGGTATGGCCGATGTCGTCCCCGGCGTTTCGGGCGGCACGATCGCTTTTATATCAGGTATTTACGAGGAACTGCTCGACTCGATCCGCAGTGTCAACGCCACAGCGCTCAAACTGCTGCTGAAATTCCGCCTCGCCGAGTTCTGGCGCCATATCAACGGACGCTTCCTGCTGCCCGTGCTGCTGGGCATCGCCATTGCGATCTTCTCGCTGGCGCGGCTGATGACCTACCTGCTCGTAAACCACCCCATCGCCATCTGGTCGTTCTTCTTCGGACTGATCGTGGCTTCGGCACTGCTCGTCGCCAAACAGATCGGTCGCTGGGACTGGCGGACCGTGCTGGCGTTCGTTGTCGGGGCCGTCGCGGCGTGGTGGATCACCGTCGCGACGCCCGCCGAAACCCCCAACGACTGGTGGTTCGTGATGTTGTCGGGCGCCATTGCCATCTGCGCCATGATCCTGCCCGGCATTTCGGGAGCCTTCATCCTGCTGTTGCTGGGTAAATACCAGTATATCATGCACGCCGTCGGGGAATTCAACATCCCGGTCATCGTGGTCTTCGTCATCGGAGCCGTTGCGGGCATCATCTCGTTCTCGCATCTGCTGTCGTGGCTGCTCAAACACTGGCACGACGTCACGGTCGCGGTGCTGATGGGCTTCATGGTCGGGTCGCTCAACAAGGTGTGGCCGTGGAAAGAGACCGTGGAGACCTATCTCGATAGCCACGGCGTCGCACAGCCCCTCGTGCAGACTAACATCGCCCCCGGGACCTTCGAACAGCTCACGGGAGAGCCCTCGCTGCTCACGCAGGCCATCCTGCTCGGCATCGTGGGATTTCTGGCCATCTACGGCATCGAGCTCATCGCCCGCATCATCGTCAAAAAACAGGAGGAATAG
- a CDS encoding shikimate dehydrogenase family protein → MRRFGLIGRPLGHSASAAYFTEKFKSEGITDCEYSLYELHSIEALPALLERLPELCGLNVTIPYKREVMDFLDAVSPEAQAIGAVNCIRRAADGSLTGYNTDIIGLRAALDELLGGEQPSAALILGTGGASQAVQYALAERDIPFALVSRDASKGNYTYDNLPCEVVEESRLIVNASPVGTYPRVDDAPRIPYGYVTPEHYLLDLVYNPPLTQFLSYGQQRGAHILNGRTMFVGQAEGAWRIWND, encoded by the coding sequence ATGCGGCGCTTCGGACTGATCGGCCGGCCGCTGGGCCATTCGGCGTCGGCCGCCTACTTCACGGAAAAGTTTAAGTCGGAGGGGATAACCGATTGTGAATACTCGCTTTACGAACTGCATTCAATCGAGGCGCTGCCCGCCCTGCTGGAACGCCTGCCCGAACTTTGCGGACTGAACGTCACCATTCCCTACAAACGCGAGGTGATGGACTTTCTGGATGCGGTGTCGCCCGAAGCACAGGCTATCGGGGCCGTCAACTGCATCCGCCGCGCGGCGGACGGGAGCCTCACGGGCTACAATACCGACATCATCGGCCTCCGGGCCGCATTGGATGAGCTGCTGGGCGGTGAACAGCCCTCGGCGGCGCTGATCCTCGGCACGGGAGGCGCTTCGCAGGCCGTGCAGTATGCCCTCGCCGAGCGCGACATCCCCTTTGCACTGGTTTCGCGCGACGCTTCGAAAGGCAACTACACTTATGATAATTTGCCGTGCGAGGTCGTGGAGGAGAGCCGGCTGATCGTCAACGCCTCGCCTGTCGGGACCTATCCCCGCGTCGACGATGCCCCCCGTATCCCTTACGGCTACGTTACGCCGGAACACTATTTGCTGGATTTGGTTTACAATCCGCCCCTGACGCAGTTCCTCTCCTACGGGCAGCAGCGCGGGGCGCATATCCTGAACGGCCGGACGATGTTCGTCGGGCAGGCCGAGGGGGCTTGGCGGATATGGAACGATTAA
- a CDS encoding energy transducer TonB — protein MKTKFLVLFLFVTFWGAASAQQELTPPKFNGADVEYFMRRLVGEFEKVAVARQIPAAEISPRVAVAFKVDSTGSVSEWRFRDSTSEGRDRSELPAASEATREAMTEAFSRLGGWIPAVDAEGRKVDYTLRLTLRLPVEKIVRAQDPDPLLFMGENPDKSFYAWAYERLRYDDRFKNAGGVVHIRFYVEPDGKITLGDVEKSPDERLTKEVIRVIRNSRGKWTPRKVRGVPQRTAYVFRMNFIPESH, from the coding sequence ATGAAAACTAAATTCTTGGTATTGTTTCTATTCGTGACTTTCTGGGGCGCGGCATCGGCCCAGCAGGAGTTGACGCCGCCCAAATTCAACGGTGCGGATGTGGAGTATTTCATGCGCCGCCTCGTGGGAGAGTTCGAAAAGGTAGCCGTGGCGCGGCAGATTCCCGCCGCGGAGATTTCACCGCGCGTCGCGGTGGCTTTCAAGGTGGACAGCACGGGCAGTGTCAGCGAATGGCGCTTCCGCGACAGCACCTCCGAGGGGCGCGACCGTTCGGAACTGCCGGCCGCCAGCGAAGCGACCCGTGAGGCGATGACCGAGGCGTTCTCGCGTCTCGGGGGCTGGATTCCCGCTGTGGACGCCGAAGGCCGCAAGGTCGATTACACGCTGCGGCTGACGCTCCGCCTGCCGGTCGAGAAGATCGTTCGTGCGCAGGACCCCGATCCCCTGCTCTTCATGGGTGAGAATCCCGACAAGAGTTTCTACGCGTGGGCCTACGAACGGCTGCGTTACGACGACCGGTTCAAGAATGCCGGCGGCGTGGTCCACATCCGCTTCTACGTCGAGCCCGACGGCAAGATCACCCTCGGCGACGTCGAGAAATCGCCCGACGAGCGTCTTACGAAAGAGGTGATCCGCGTGATCCGCAACAGCCGGGGCAAATGGACGCCCCGCAAGGTTCGCGGCGTGCCCCAGCGCACGGCCTATGTGTTCCGGATGAACTTCATCCCCGAAAGCCACTGA
- a CDS encoding putative signal transducing protein has translation MQDDTLVVLAEYNTITEAEISKSMLDSAGIWSTIRNEYMSAIYPIGTMPAQVVVREEDYEKARTMLHHR, from the coding sequence ATGCAAGACGACACTTTGGTTGTACTGGCGGAGTACAACACCATCACGGAAGCCGAAATCAGCAAATCCATGCTCGACAGCGCCGGCATCTGGTCGACGATCCGCAACGAATATATGTCGGCCATCTATCCGATCGGCACCATGCCCGCTCAGGTCGTCGTCCGCGAGGAAGACTACGAAAAGGCCCGCACGATGCTGCATCACAGGTAA
- the dnaE gene encoding DNA polymerase III subunit alpha → MPQFVHLHVHTQYSILDGQASIQRLVDKAMADGQPGIAVTDHGDMFGIKEFYNYVQKVKGKLKGKAAECEARIAALRDGTESVADPAGEIAKCEQQLEELRRKLAFKPIIGCEVYVARRRLHDKEGKPDQSGYHLILLAKNLKGYHNLIKIVSKAWTEGFYMRPRTDRVELEKYHEGLICCSACLAGEVPRSITANDLERADESIRWHKKVFGDDYYLELQLHKATVERANHEAYPMQLHVNKHLRELAAKHNVRMVCTNDVHFVDEDNAEAHDRLICLSTGKDLDDPKRMLYSKQEWLKTTAEMAAIFGETDPEAMATTVDICNQIECYSIDHAPIMPEFEIPREFGTEEEYRAQLTEQDLFEEFTRDENGNVVMSEEEGRKKIEKLGGYDKLYRIKFEADYLAKLTMDGAHRRYGEKLTEEQEERLRFELHIMKTMGFPGYFLIVQDFIRAAREELDVSVGPGRGSAAGSAVAYCLGITQIDPIAYDLLFERFLNPDRISLPDIDVDFDDDGRGRVLNWVTQKYGKEKVAHIITYGTMATKLAIKDVARVQKLLLSESDRLCKLVPDKIPDKKLNLQNAIDYVPELKAAEQSSDPVLRDTIRYAKMLEGNVRNTGVHACGTIICRDDITDWVPVSTADDKETGEKMLVTQYEGSVIEDTGLIKMDFLGLKTLSIIKDAVENVRLTKNIKIDIDDFTIINDPATYKLYGEGRTVGTFQFESAGMQKYLRELQPSTFEDLIAMNALYRPGPMDYIPDFIARKHGRSPIEYDIPVMEKYLKDTYGITVYQEQVMLLSRLLANFTRGESDTLRKAMGKKLKDKLDHLKPKFIEGGKKNGHDPKVLEKIWGDWEKFASYAFNKSHATCYSWVAYQTAYLKANYPSEYMAAVLSRNLTNIEQLTLYMNECKRMGISVLGPDINESMRQFSANLAGDVRFGLAAVKGVGEAAVESIIAERKANGPFKDVYDFIERVNYSLVNRKCLENLAYAGAFDSISDFSRCKFFGVDARDANGITFIEQLMRYGQRFQTEQNNAQQSLFGGEGHVDIQRPVLPSCAEWNQLEKLTKEREMVGLYLSAHPLDDYKIIIDHMCKTQLSELENLDAIKGQEVAVAGMVVSVQNLMTKTGKPWGKFKLEDYNGAHEFALFGKDYENFRKYLFADYFLFVRGKVQPKPYNDKELEFKIISMVQLQEMRETIKTMVVQLPIQDVTETLIRDLTAKVRESKGDTLLRLSLYDREAQVSLSLFSKSHKISLTQSLVGYLEENQIHYSIA, encoded by the coding sequence ATGCCGCAATTCGTACATCTTCACGTACACACCCAATATTCGATTCTCGACGGACAGGCCAGCATCCAGCGCCTCGTGGACAAGGCCATGGCGGACGGACAGCCCGGAATCGCCGTGACGGACCACGGCGACATGTTCGGTATCAAGGAGTTCTACAACTACGTCCAAAAAGTCAAGGGCAAGCTCAAGGGCAAGGCCGCCGAATGCGAGGCTCGCATCGCCGCCCTGCGCGACGGCACGGAGAGCGTGGCTGACCCGGCCGGGGAGATCGCCAAGTGCGAACAGCAGTTGGAGGAGCTGCGCCGCAAGCTGGCCTTCAAGCCCATCATCGGCTGCGAGGTCTATGTGGCGCGCCGCCGTCTGCACGACAAGGAGGGCAAGCCCGACCAGAGCGGCTACCACCTGATCCTGCTGGCCAAGAACCTCAAGGGTTATCACAACCTCATAAAGATCGTCTCGAAGGCGTGGACCGAAGGTTTCTACATGCGTCCGCGAACGGACCGCGTGGAGCTGGAGAAGTACCACGAGGGGCTGATCTGCTGTTCGGCCTGTCTGGCCGGCGAGGTACCGCGCTCAATCACGGCGAACGACCTCGAACGGGCCGACGAGTCGATCCGATGGCACAAGAAGGTCTTCGGCGACGACTATTACCTCGAGTTGCAGTTGCATAAGGCTACTGTCGAGCGGGCCAACCACGAGGCCTACCCCATGCAGTTGCATGTGAACAAGCACCTGCGCGAGCTGGCCGCGAAGCACAACGTAAGGATGGTCTGCACCAACGACGTGCACTTCGTGGACGAGGACAACGCCGAGGCGCACGACCGCCTGATCTGCCTCTCGACGGGCAAGGACCTCGACGACCCCAAGCGCATGCTCTACTCCAAGCAGGAGTGGCTCAAAACGACGGCCGAGATGGCCGCGATATTCGGCGAGACCGATCCCGAGGCGATGGCGACGACCGTCGACATCTGCAACCAGATAGAGTGCTACTCGATCGACCACGCGCCGATCATGCCCGAGTTCGAGATTCCTCGTGAGTTCGGCACCGAGGAGGAGTACCGCGCCCAACTTACGGAGCAGGACCTCTTCGAGGAGTTCACGCGCGACGAGAACGGCAACGTGGTGATGTCGGAGGAGGAGGGCCGCAAGAAGATCGAGAAACTGGGCGGGTACGACAAGTTGTACCGCATCAAGTTCGAGGCCGACTACCTCGCCAAACTGACGATGGACGGCGCCCACAGGCGTTACGGCGAAAAGTTGACCGAGGAGCAGGAGGAGCGGCTGCGGTTCGAGCTGCACATCATGAAGACGATGGGTTTCCCGGGTTACTTCCTCATCGTGCAGGACTTTATCCGCGCCGCCCGCGAGGAGCTGGACGTTTCGGTGGGTCCCGGCCGAGGTTCGGCCGCCGGATCAGCCGTGGCCTACTGCCTCGGCATCACGCAGATCGACCCCATCGCCTATGACCTGCTGTTCGAGCGTTTCCTGAACCCCGACCGTATCTCGCTCCCCGATATCGACGTCGACTTCGACGACGACGGCCGCGGCCGCGTGCTGAACTGGGTGACGCAGAAATACGGCAAGGAGAAAGTGGCGCACATCATCACTTACGGTACGATGGCCACCAAGCTGGCCATCAAGGACGTGGCGCGTGTGCAGAAACTCCTGCTCTCGGAGTCGGACCGCCTATGCAAACTGGTGCCCGACAAGATTCCGGACAAGAAGCTCAACCTGCAGAACGCCATCGACTATGTGCCCGAACTGAAGGCCGCCGAGCAGTCGAGCGACCCTGTGCTGAGGGACACGATCCGCTATGCCAAGATGCTGGAGGGCAACGTCCGCAATACGGGCGTCCATGCCTGCGGCACGATCATCTGCCGCGACGACATCACCGACTGGGTGCCCGTCTCGACGGCCGACGACAAGGAGACCGGCGAGAAGATGCTCGTCACGCAGTATGAAGGCTCGGTGATCGAGGACACGGGACTCATCAAGATGGACTTTCTGGGTCTGAAGACCCTCTCGATTATCAAGGACGCCGTGGAGAACGTCCGCCTGACCAAGAACATAAAGATCGACATCGACGACTTCACGATCATCAACGATCCGGCGACCTACAAACTCTACGGCGAGGGTCGCACCGTCGGGACGTTCCAGTTCGAGTCCGCGGGCATGCAGAAATACCTGCGCGAACTGCAACCCTCGACTTTCGAGGACCTGATCGCGATGAACGCCCTCTACCGTCCGGGCCCGATGGACTACATCCCGGACTTCATCGCCCGCAAGCACGGCCGCAGCCCCATCGAGTACGACATCCCCGTGATGGAGAAGTACCTCAAGGACACCTACGGCATCACGGTCTATCAGGAGCAGGTCATGTTGCTGTCGCGTCTGCTGGCCAACTTCACCCGCGGTGAGTCGGACACGCTGCGCAAGGCCATGGGCAAGAAGCTCAAGGACAAGCTGGACCACCTCAAGCCCAAGTTCATCGAGGGCGGCAAGAAGAACGGCCACGACCCGAAGGTACTGGAGAAAATCTGGGGCGACTGGGAGAAATTCGCCTCCTATGCGTTCAACAAATCGCACGCGACGTGTTATTCGTGGGTGGCCTACCAGACCGCCTATCTCAAGGCCAACTACCCGTCGGAGTACATGGCTGCGGTGCTGAGCCGAAACCTCACGAACATCGAGCAGTTGACGCTCTACATGAACGAGTGCAAGCGCATGGGCATCAGCGTGCTGGGCCCCGACATCAACGAGTCGATGCGGCAGTTCTCGGCCAACCTCGCCGGCGACGTCCGCTTCGGACTGGCCGCCGTGAAGGGCGTCGGGGAGGCCGCCGTGGAGAGCATCATCGCCGAGCGCAAGGCCAACGGCCCGTTCAAGGATGTCTACGACTTCATCGAGCGGGTGAACTATTCGCTGGTCAACCGCAAATGTCTCGAAAACCTCGCCTACGCCGGGGCTTTCGACTCGATCTCGGATTTCTCGCGCTGCAAGTTCTTCGGCGTGGATGCCCGTGACGCCAACGGCATCACGTTCATCGAGCAGTTGATGCGCTACGGACAGCGGTTCCAGACCGAGCAGAACAATGCCCAGCAGAGTCTGTTCGGCGGCGAGGGGCATGTGGACATTCAGCGTCCGGTGCTTCCGTCGTGTGCCGAGTGGAACCAGTTGGAGAAACTCACCAAGGAGCGCGAGATGGTGGGGCTCTACCTTTCGGCGCATCCGCTGGACGACTATAAGATCATCATCGACCACATGTGCAAGACGCAGCTTTCGGAGCTGGAGAACCTCGACGCCATCAAGGGACAGGAGGTTGCTGTGGCGGGAATGGTCGTGAGCGTGCAGAACCTGATGACCAAGACCGGAAAACCGTGGGGCAAGTTCAAGCTGGAGGACTACAACGGCGCGCACGAGTTCGCCCTCTTCGGCAAGGATTACGAGAATTTCCGCAAATACCTCTTCGCGGACTATTTCCTCTTCGTCCGCGGCAAGGTGCAGCCCAAGCCCTATAACGACAAGGAGCTGGAATTCAAGATCATCTCGATGGTTCAGTTGCAGGAGATGCGCGAGACGATCAAGACGATGGTCGTGCAATTGCCCATTCAGGACGTGACCGAGACGCTGATCCGCGACCTGACGGCGAAGGTCCGGGAGTCGAAAGGTGACACGCTGCTGCGCCTGAGCCTCTACGACCGCGAGGCGCAGGTCTCGCTGAGTCTCTTCTCGAAGAGCCACAAGATAAGCCTCACGCAGTCTCTGGTCGGATATTTGGAGGAGAACCAGATACACTATTCAATCGCATAA
- the trxA gene encoding thioredoxin encodes MALAINKGNFEGLVAGDQPVVIDFWAEWCGPCRMMAPIVDELAAEYEGKAVIGKCDVEENDDITMKYGVRNIPTIIFLKGGEVVDKQVGACSKDALKEKIEKLF; translated from the coding sequence ATGGCATTGGCAATCAACAAAGGCAATTTCGAAGGGCTGGTCGCAGGCGATCAGCCGGTGGTTATCGACTTCTGGGCCGAATGGTGCGGTCCCTGCCGCATGATGGCGCCCATCGTGGACGAGCTGGCAGCCGAATACGAAGGCAAGGCGGTCATCGGCAAGTGCGACGTCGAGGAGAACGACGACATCACGATGAAATACGGCGTCAGGAACATCCCGACGATCATTTTCCTCAAAGGCGGCGAGGTCGTGGACAAGCAGGTCGGCGCCTGCTCGAAGGACGCGCTGAAAGAGAAGATCGAAAAACTGTTTTAG